The proteins below come from a single Pristiophorus japonicus isolate sPriJap1 unplaced genomic scaffold, sPriJap1.hap1 HAP1_SCAFFOLD_114, whole genome shotgun sequence genomic window:
- the LOC139241864 gene encoding probable G-protein coupled receptor 139, producing the protein MRVPYIAYPFSVLPPILQAVMIYYPIIAAIGIPANVVTIVILSRGKCGLSRCITRYLVTMAAADLLVIVTDVILFRINDYFFPTTFLYITPVCSFRAALMRAVTDISVWLTIAFTFDRFVTICCQKLRTKYCTEKTASLVIGTVCLVFCIKNIPWFFIYEPYYTIDNVSWLCNAKLEYYTVTAWVAFSWIHRCFTPLLPIFLILLLNALTVGYILAASRVRRRLRGSRNDVNHNDPEMEKRRKSITLLFAISANFILLWMAYVIFFLLMRITNHYYSTGYNDPMYIADYTSYMLLLLSCCTNTCVYAVTQTKFRDELKNGLKLQKFTLQGIKWGGFVDQ; encoded by the exons ATGAGAGTTCCGTACATTGCCTATCCATTTTCCGTGTTACCACCAATTCTACAGGCagtaatgatttactatccgattatagcagccattggaatccccg ctaatgtggtgacgattgtaatcctgtcccggggaaagtgcggtctttccagatgtatcactcgctacctggtgaccatggcagcggcggatctactggtcattgtcactgatgtgatactgtttcggattaatgattattttttcccgactaccttcctgtacatcacacctgtgtgttctttccgTGCAGCGCTTatgcgtgcagtcaccgatatttctgtctggttaacaatcgctttcactttcgatcgttttgttaccatttgttgccagaagctgaggactaaatattgcactGAGAAAACTGCATCCttggttataggaaccgtgtgcctggtgttctgtataaaaaacatcccctggttctttatatatgaaccctACTATACAATCGACAATGTATCCTGGTTGTGTAATGCAAAActcgagtattacactgtaactgcttgggtagcaTTTAGCTGGATTCACCGCTGTTTTAcaccactgctcccaatattcctgatactgctgctcaatgctctgactgtaggatacattttggcggccagcagagtccgcaggaggctgaggggcagcaggaatgatgtgaatcacaatgatccggagatggagaagcGAAGAAAATCCATCAccttactcttcgctatatccgctaacttcatactgctctggatggCGTATGTGATATTTTTCTTATTAATGCGAATTACAAACCACTATTATTCTACAGGTTACAATGACCCGATGTATATTGCAGACTAtaccagctacatgctgctgcttttgagtTGCTGTACAAATACGTGTgtttatgcagtaacccagactaaattcagagatgagctgaaaaatgggttgaa